A window of the Deltaproteobacteria bacterium genome harbors these coding sequences:
- the tnpB gene encoding IS66 family insertion sequence element accessory protein TnpB: protein MIQLTPHMRILVAVEPADFRKGIDGLARICREALGSDPFSGSVFVFRNKSRKAIKILVYDGQGFWLCQKRWSKGRFPWWPQQVSAAAQTLQAHQLAVLLSGGNPEAAQGVRPWRRVEAGP, encoded by the coding sequence ATGATCCAGTTAACCCCCCACATGCGGATTCTGGTGGCGGTGGAGCCGGCGGATTTTCGCAAAGGCATCGACGGTCTGGCCCGGATTTGTCGCGAGGCATTGGGCAGCGATCCGTTCAGCGGCAGCGTCTTCGTCTTCCGTAATAAGAGCCGCAAGGCGATCAAGATCCTGGTCTATGATGGTCAAGGCTTCTGGTTGTGCCAGAAACGGTGGTCGAAGGGTCGGTTTCCGTGGTGGCCGCAGCAGGTCTCGGCGGCGGCCCAGACCCTGCAAGCCCACCAACTGGCAGTCCTGCTGTCCGGCGGGAATCCGGAGGCGGCCCAGGGGGTTCGGCCCTGGCGGCGGGTGGAGGCAGGACCGTAA